The proteins below come from a single Erysipelothrix piscisicarius genomic window:
- the fusA gene encoding elongation factor G has protein sequence MAREFSLDKMRNIGIMAHIDAGKTTTTERILYYTGRTHKIGETHDGAATMDWMAQEQERGITITSAATTAAWKGHRVNIIDTPGHVDFTVEVERSLRVLDGAVTVLDAKSGVEPQTETVWRQATKYNVPRIVFINKMDATGADFYMSAKTIVDRLGAKSAPIQIPIGVEDYFDGLIDIVEQEAHMFADVSQKTDDIVEIPEEFKAQVAEAREVLFEQISDFDEDFMMLILEGVEPTVEQIKTAIRKAVISGEFFPVLCGAAYKNKGVIAMLDAVIDYLPSPVDIPAVNGTLPSGEEAVREASDEAPFSALAFKVMTDPFVGRLTYFRVYSGVATSGGPVYNSVKRKRERFGRIMQMHANHREEIDNVYAGEIAAAVGLKVTGTGDTLCDEKNEIILESMVFPEPVINVAVEPKSKGDQDKMGLALAKLAEEDPTFKIYTDDETGQTIIAGMGELHLDILVDRMKREFKVEANVGAPQVAYRETIRSAADCEGKFVRQSGGRGQYGHVWIKFEPNPGKGFEWVDKVVGGTVPREFIKSAQEGLTAALQNGLIAGYPAIDIKATLFDGSSHDVDSSEMAYKIAASMAFKEAAKKCNPVLLEPIMNVEITAPSEYLGAVMGDISGRRGQIRDQEERGNAVIVKAWVPLSNMSGYTTDLRSFTQGRGNSSMQFDHYEEVPKSIAETVAKKKK, from the coding sequence ATGGCAAGAGAATTTTCATTAGATAAAATGCGTAATATCGGTATCATGGCTCACATCGATGCTGGTAAAACAACTACAACAGAACGTATTCTCTATTATACAGGTCGTACACATAAGATCGGGGAAACTCATGATGGTGCTGCAACGATGGACTGGATGGCGCAGGAGCAAGAACGTGGTATTACAATCACTTCAGCTGCTACAACTGCTGCTTGGAAGGGCCACCGCGTAAACATTATTGATACTCCTGGTCACGTTGACTTTACTGTTGAGGTTGAACGTTCATTACGTGTTCTTGATGGTGCGGTTACAGTACTTGATGCTAAATCAGGTGTTGAACCTCAAACAGAAACTGTTTGGCGTCAAGCAACAAAATATAACGTACCTCGTATCGTGTTCATTAATAAGATGGACGCAACCGGTGCAGATTTCTATATGTCAGCAAAAACTATTGTTGATCGTTTAGGAGCTAAATCAGCACCAATCCAAATCCCTATTGGGGTTGAAGACTATTTCGATGGTCTCATTGATATCGTTGAGCAAGAAGCACATATGTTTGCTGACGTATCACAAAAAACAGATGATATTGTTGAAATTCCTGAAGAGTTTAAAGCTCAAGTAGCTGAAGCTCGTGAAGTATTATTTGAACAAATCTCTGATTTCGATGAAGACTTTATGATGCTTATTCTTGAAGGTGTTGAACCAACAGTTGAACAAATCAAGACTGCTATCCGTAAAGCTGTAATCAGTGGTGAATTCTTCCCAGTACTTTGTGGTGCTGCTTATAAGAATAAAGGTGTTATCGCGATGCTTGATGCAGTTATCGATTACTTACCTTCACCAGTTGATATTCCAGCTGTGAATGGTACTTTACCAAGTGGTGAAGAAGCTGTTCGTGAAGCAAGTGATGAAGCACCATTCTCAGCTCTAGCTTTCAAAGTTATGACTGACCCATTTGTTGGACGTCTTACATACTTCCGTGTGTACTCAGGTGTTGCAACATCAGGTGGACCAGTATATAACTCAGTAAAACGCAAACGCGAACGCTTCGGTCGTATCATGCAAATGCATGCTAACCACCGTGAAGAAATCGATAACGTTTATGCTGGTGAAATCGCTGCTGCTGTTGGTCTTAAAGTTACAGGAACAGGGGATACACTTTGTGATGAAAAGAATGAAATCATTCTTGAATCAATGGTCTTCCCAGAACCAGTTATTAACGTTGCCGTTGAACCAAAATCAAAAGGTGACCAAGATAAGATGGGGCTTGCTTTAGCTAAATTAGCTGAAGAAGATCCAACATTTAAAATATATACCGATGATGAAACAGGACAAACAATCATTGCGGGGATGGGTGAGTTACACTTAGACATTCTTGTAGATCGTATGAAACGTGAATTTAAGGTTGAAGCTAACGTAGGTGCTCCACAAGTTGCTTACCGAGAAACAATTCGTAGTGCAGCAGACTGTGAAGGTAAATTCGTTCGCCAATCTGGTGGTCGTGGACAATACGGACACGTTTGGATCAAATTCGAACCAAACCCAGGTAAAGGTTTTGAATGGGTTGATAAAGTTGTTGGTGGTACAGTTCCTCGTGAATTTATCAAATCAGCACAAGAAGGGCTTACAGCTGCACTTCAAAATGGTTTAATTGCTGGATATCCTGCAATTGATATCAAAGCTACTTTATTCGACGGATCATCACATGATGTTGACTCCTCAGAAATGGCTTATAAAATCGCTGCTAGCATGGCTTTCAAGGAAGCTGCTAAAAAATGTAATCCAGTACTATTAGAACCAATCATGAATGTTGAAATCACAGCACCAAGTGAATACTTAGGAGCAGTTATGGGAGATATCTCAGGACGTCGTGGACAAATTCGTGATCAAGAAGAACGCGGTAACGCAGTTATCGTTAAAGCTTGGGTTCCACTATCAAATATGTCTGGATATACAACTGACCTTCGTTCATTTACACAAGGTCGCGGTAACTCATCAATGCAATTCGATCACTACGAAGAAGTGCCTAAGAGCATTGCAGAAACAGTTGCTAAAAAGAAAAAATAA
- the tuf gene encoding elongation factor Tu, with amino-acid sequence MSKEKFDRSKPHVNVGTLGHVDHGKTTLTAAITNVLAKKGGGAAQAYDQIDKAPEERERGITISTSHVEYETEARHYAHVDCPGHADYVKNMITGAAQMDGAILVVSATDGPMPQTREHILLAKQLGVPYFVVFLNKCDMVDDEELIDLVEMEVRELLSENDYDGDNCPVIRGSALKALEGEAQWEEKIIELMDAIDANVPEPVRDTDKPFLMSVEDVFTISGRGTVATGRVERGELKLNEEVEIVGIHPTSKTVVTGIEMFHKMLDSAMAGDNVGALLRGVNREEIERGQVLAKPGSVTPHKIFKAQVYILSKEEGGRHTPFVNNYRPQFYFRTTDVTGTIQLPEGVDMVMPGDNVEMTVELIAPIAVEQGTTFSIREGGRTVGAGNVTEIVK; translated from the coding sequence ATGTCAAAAGAAAAATTTGATCGTTCCAAACCCCATGTTAACGTTGGTACATTAGGACACGTTGACCATGGTAAAACTACATTAACAGCTGCTATTACAAACGTATTAGCTAAAAAAGGTGGCGGGGCTGCTCAAGCTTACGACCAAATCGATAAGGCGCCTGAAGAAAGAGAACGTGGAATCACAATCTCAACTTCACACGTTGAATACGAAACAGAAGCTCGTCACTACGCACACGTTGACTGTCCAGGTCACGCTGACTACGTTAAAAACATGATCACAGGTGCTGCACAAATGGACGGTGCTATCTTAGTTGTTTCAGCTACAGATGGTCCAATGCCTCAAACTCGTGAGCACATCCTACTTGCAAAACAATTAGGTGTTCCTTACTTCGTAGTATTCTTGAACAAATGCGACATGGTTGATGACGAAGAGTTAATCGACTTAGTTGAAATGGAAGTTCGTGAATTACTATCAGAAAACGATTACGATGGAGATAACTGTCCAGTTATCCGCGGATCAGCTCTTAAAGCATTAGAAGGCGAAGCACAATGGGAAGAAAAAATTATCGAACTCATGGATGCTATCGACGCTAATGTTCCAGAACCAGTTCGTGATACAGACAAACCATTCTTAATGTCAGTAGAAGACGTATTCACAATATCAGGTCGTGGTACAGTTGCTACAGGACGTGTTGAACGTGGAGAATTAAAACTTAACGAAGAAGTTGAAATCGTTGGTATTCACCCTACATCAAAAACTGTTGTTACAGGTATCGAAATGTTCCACAAAATGTTAGATTCAGCTATGGCTGGTGATAACGTTGGGGCACTTCTACGTGGTGTTAACCGTGAAGAAATCGAACGTGGACAAGTTCTTGCTAAACCAGGTTCAGTTACACCTCACAAAATCTTTAAAGCTCAAGTTTATATCTTAAGCAAAGAAGAAGGTGGACGTCATACTCCATTTGTTAACAACTACCGTCCTCAATTCTACTTCCGTACAACAGACGTAACCGGAACAATTCAATTACCTGAAGGTGTTGACATGGTCATGCCTGGTGATAACGTAGAAATGACTGTAGAACTTATCGCTCCAATCGCTGTAGAGCAAGGTACAACATTCTCAATTCGTGAGGGTGGACGTACAGTTGGTGCTGGTAACGTTACAGAAATCGTTAAATAA
- the rpsJ gene encoding 30S ribosomal protein S10, producing MAKNFIRIRLKAHEHRTIDSAAQKIVQAANDHGAQKVVGPVPLPTEKQIVTILRSVHVNKDSREQFESRTHKRLIEIVGPTAETIDALSRLDLPSGVDIEIKL from the coding sequence ATGGCAAAGAATTTTATTCGTATTCGTCTAAAAGCTCATGAACACCGTACTATTGATAGTGCAGCACAAAAAATTGTTCAAGCTGCTAACGATCACGGCGCACAAAAGGTAGTAGGACCAGTTCCATTACCAACAGAAAAACAAATCGTAACAATCTTACGATCAGTACACGTTAATAAGGATTCTCGTGAACAATTTGAATCAAGAACTCACAAGAGATTGATTGAAATTGTTGGCCCAACGGCAGAAACTATCGACGCATTAAGTCGTTTAGATCTACCAAGCGGTGTTGATATCGAGATCAAACTTTAG
- the rplC gene encoding 50S ribosomal protein L3, whose product MKGLLGRKLGMTQVFTTDGKLIPVSVVEVLPNVVLQKKTMESDNYEAVQLGAFDVKEQRANKSEIAHAAKASTAPKKFVREIAGSEMMNFEVGAEIKADLFSEGEYVDVTGTSRGHGFQGSIVRANQKTGPKAHGSGYHRGVGSLATGGLNPAVIKKGRILPGQHGGYTTTNQKLEVIKVDTESNYLLIKGNIPGPKKGFVIVKSTVKRVKSKDPVELVDFAVKEDSENA is encoded by the coding sequence ATGAAAGGATTACTAGGACGTAAATTAGGAATGACACAAGTCTTCACAACTGACGGTAAATTAATTCCAGTTAGTGTTGTCGAAGTATTACCAAACGTTGTTCTTCAAAAGAAAACAATGGAATCAGACAATTATGAAGCAGTTCAATTAGGTGCCTTCGACGTGAAGGAACAACGTGCAAATAAATCTGAGATTGCTCACGCTGCTAAAGCAAGCACTGCTCCAAAGAAATTTGTTCGTGAAATTGCTGGCTCAGAAATGATGAATTTTGAGGTTGGCGCAGAAATTAAAGCTGATTTATTCAGCGAAGGGGAATATGTTGACGTAACTGGAACATCACGTGGACATGGTTTCCAAGGTTCAATCGTTCGTGCGAACCAAAAAACAGGACCTAAAGCTCACGGTTCAGGATACCACCGTGGAGTTGGTTCACTTGCAACAGGTGGATTAAACCCTGCTGTAATTAAAAAAGGTCGTATTTTACCAGGACAACATGGTGGATACACTACAACAAACCAAAAATTAGAAGTTATCAAAGTTGATACAGAAAGTAACTATCTATTAATTAAAGGAAACATTCCTGGACCTAAGAAAGGTTTCGTAATTGTTAAATCAACAGTTAAACGCGTTAAATCTAAAGATCCAGTTGAATTAGTTGACTTTGCAGTTAAGGAGGATTCCGAAAATGCCTAA
- the rplD gene encoding 50S ribosomal protein L4, with translation MPKLDILNLEGKSLRELELNEAVFGIEPNNQTIFEAVVMQQASLRQGTHKTKNRTEVRGGGRKPWRQKGTGRARQGSIRSPQWRGGGVVFGPTPRSYKYSLNRKVRRLALRSALSQKVMDSEMSVVENLTVANVKTKEFITVMDALKLNKKTLFVVSAEENVDNAYLSMRNLSNTMMLDVQGLNVYDIVNCDQIVFTEKAAIEAGEVLA, from the coding sequence ATGCCTAAGTTAGATATTTTAAACCTTGAAGGCAAGAGTCTTCGTGAACTTGAGTTAAACGAAGCAGTATTTGGAATTGAACCAAATAATCAAACAATCTTTGAAGCCGTTGTTATGCAACAAGCTTCACTTCGTCAAGGTACACACAAAACTAAGAACCGTACAGAGGTTCGCGGTGGTGGACGTAAACCATGGCGTCAAAAAGGAACAGGGCGTGCTCGTCAAGGGTCAATCCGTTCTCCTCAATGGCGTGGTGGTGGAGTTGTTTTCGGACCTACTCCAAGAAGCTACAAATACAGCCTTAACCGTAAGGTTCGTCGTTTAGCTCTACGTTCAGCATTATCACAAAAAGTTATGGATTCAGAAATGTCAGTTGTTGAAAACTTAACAGTTGCAAACGTTAAGACTAAAGAATTCATTACAGTGATGGATGCACTTAAATTAAACAAGAAAACTCTATTTGTTGTTTCAGCTGAAGAAAATGTTGACAATGCTTACTTATCAATGCGTAACCTATCAAACACAATGATGTTAGATGTTCAAGGTTTAAACGTTTATGATATCGTAAATTGCGATCAAATTGTATTCACTGAAAAAGCAGCTATTGAAGCTGGGGAGGTGCTTGCATAA
- the rplW gene encoding 50S ribosomal protein L23 — protein sequence MKRNPRDIIVRPIVTEKTVAMQQNDNKVTFEVAKGSNKIEIRQAIEEIFNVKVEKINVINVLPRKKRVGRYEGQTKAVRKAIVKLAEGSKIEVL from the coding sequence ATGAAACGTAACCCTAGAGATATTATTGTTCGTCCAATTGTTACTGAGAAAACAGTAGCGATGCAACAAAATGATAACAAAGTTACTTTTGAAGTAGCTAAGGGATCAAACAAAATCGAAATTCGTCAAGCTATCGAAGAAATTTTCAATGTTAAAGTTGAAAAAATCAACGTTATCAATGTTTTACCACGTAAAAAACGTGTAGGACGTTACGAAGGACAAACTAAGGCAGTTCGCAAAGCAATCGTGAAACTTGCTGAAGGTTCAAAAATCGAAGTTCTTTAA
- the rplB gene encoding 50S ribosomal protein L2, producing MAIKHYKPTTPGRRGMTTLANEQLSKNVKPERSLVAPLSKTGGRGNTGRITTRHIGGGHKRQYRIIDFKRNKDDIPAKVATIEYDPNRSANIALLNYADGEKRYILAPKGLKVGDVIFSGASADIKVGNAKELGQMPEGTLVHNIELKPGRGAQLVRSAGTSAQVLGIEEKHVTVQLASGEVRKILSTCRATIGEVGNSEHSLVNIGKAGRKRHMGVRPTVRGSAMNPVDHPHGGGEGRTPIGRKSPMTPWGKKAMGVKTRRDKKASTKLIVRRRNDK from the coding sequence ATGGCAATTAAACATTATAAGCCAACTACTCCTGGACGTCGCGGAATGACAACTTTAGCTAACGAACAGTTATCTAAAAATGTTAAACCAGAACGTTCATTAGTAGCTCCACTAAGTAAAACTGGTGGACGTGGTAATACAGGTCGTATTACAACTCGTCACATCGGTGGTGGACACAAACGTCAATACCGTATTATTGACTTTAAACGTAACAAAGATGATATTCCAGCAAAAGTTGCTACAATCGAATATGATCCAAACCGTTCAGCAAATATTGCTTTATTAAACTATGCTGATGGTGAAAAACGATACATTTTAGCTCCAAAAGGGTTAAAAGTTGGAGATGTAATCTTTAGTGGCGCATCTGCTGATATTAAAGTTGGTAACGCTAAAGAATTAGGCCAAATGCCTGAAGGTACATTAGTACACAATATCGAATTAAAACCAGGACGTGGAGCACAATTAGTGCGTTCAGCTGGAACATCAGCTCAAGTTCTTGGTATTGAAGAAAAACATGTTACTGTTCAATTAGCATCTGGGGAAGTTCGTAAGATTTTATCAACATGCCGTGCAACAATCGGTGAAGTTGGAAACTCAGAACATTCATTAGTAAACATTGGTAAAGCTGGACGTAAACGTCATATGGGTGTTCGCCCAACTGTACGTGGTTCCGCTATGAACCCTGTTGATCACCCTCATGGTGGTGGGGAAGGACGTACTCCAATCGGACGTAAGTCACCTATGACACCTTGGGGTAAAAAAGCTATGGGTGTTAAAACTCGTAGAGATAAGAAAGCATCGACTAAGTTAATTGTACGTCGACGCAATGATAAGTAG
- the rpsS gene encoding 30S ribosomal protein S19, with the protein MSRSLKKGPFCDLHLMNKVEKLNAESKKEVIKTWSRRSTIFPQFVEHTFAVHNGKEHVPVFVTEDMVGHKLGEFVPTRRYTGHAADKKAGR; encoded by the coding sequence ATGAGTCGTAGTTTAAAAAAAGGACCATTTTGTGATCTTCATTTAATGAATAAAGTTGAAAAACTAAATGCTGAAAGCAAAAAAGAAGTTATCAAGACTTGGTCACGCCGTTCAACTATTTTCCCTCAATTCGTTGAGCATACGTTTGCGGTGCATAATGGTAAGGAACACGTTCCTGTGTTTGTTACTGAAGACATGGTAGGACATAAATTAGGTGAGTTCGTACCAACACGTCGTTATACAGGTCACGCAGCTGACAAGAAGGCGGGTCGTTAA
- the rplV gene encoding 50S ribosomal protein L22 gives MEVKAIVKTVRVTPRKARLVLDEIRGLDVDHAAAILRYTPNSASKVIAKVLDSAIANATNNHQLDEEKLYISACYADEGVTMKRFRPRAKGSAAPIMKRTSHITVVVSERA, from the coding sequence ATGGAAGTAAAAGCAATAGTTAAAACAGTTCGTGTTACTCCACGTAAAGCACGTCTTGTTCTAGATGAAATTCGTGGACTTGATGTTGATCATGCAGCAGCTATCTTAAGATATACACCTAATTCTGCTTCAAAAGTAATTGCTAAAGTTTTAGATTCAGCAATTGCAAATGCAACAAACAATCATCAATTAGATGAAGAAAAACTTTACATCTCAGCATGCTATGCTGACGAAGGTGTAACAATGAAGCGTTTCAGACCTCGTGCTAAAGGTTCTGCAGCGCCAATCATGAAGCGTACAAGCCACATTACTGTTGTGGTTTCGGAACGCGCCTAA